The following coding sequences are from one Rutidosis leptorrhynchoides isolate AG116_Rl617_1_P2 chromosome 11, CSIRO_AGI_Rlap_v1, whole genome shotgun sequence window:
- the LOC139874913 gene encoding uncharacterized protein: MTKQQKLLATKKVVNEANMNLKVHKARKSFLNKNSPNELQKIIDTGITIIKIHADTGSSRDLIYEQCFRQLPECIKKELRPTAISLSGFAGESAWPMGQISPKIELRDEIDVKLTRQAQLYFYVIRAASHYNMLLGRSALRKLGIVPSTIHGMVKFTTCKGVATINSMAMQTICAAISTQDAIVAHKIIEDDMVVVNPRYPDQKVKIGTELNEEIRKKIKQLLVAYMDVFVWSEQDMTGVPRGIAEHRLNANPALKPIVQKRRGMAPDRMKWLCAEVTKLVNASILREVKYQTWVANPVMVKKNA, encoded by the exons ATGACGAAGCAACAAAAGCTTTTAGCTACCAAAAAGGTTGTAAATGAGGCGAATATGAATTTGAAGGTGCATAAAGCTCGCAAAAGTTTTTTGAACAAAAATTCACCAAACGAGCTTCAAAAG ATCATCGATACTGGAATAACAATTATAAAAATACATGCCGACACTGGTAGTAGCAGAGATTTGATATACGAGCAGTGTTTTCGTCAATTACCAGAATGTATTAAAAAAGAATTGAGGCCAACCGCGATATCTTTGTCTGGTTTCGCAGGTGAATCTGCCTGGCCCATGGGGCAAATATCACCTAAAATTGAGTTGCGTGATGAAATAGATGTGAAATTGACAAGGCAAGCGCAGTTATATTTTTATGTTATACGCGCTGCCTCGCATTATAACATGTTGTTGGGAAGATCTGCGTTGCGTAAGCTTGGCATAGTGCCATCTACAATACATGGAATGGTTAAATTCACTACTTGCAAGGGTGTGGCAACAATAAATTCTATGGCTATGCAGACAATTTGTGCTGCTATAAGCACGCAAGATGCAATTGTTGCGCACAAAATTATAGAAGATGACATGGTTGTTGTAAACCCTAGATATCCCGATCAAAAAGTAAAAATTGGCACCGAGTTGAATGAGGAGATAAGAAAGAAGATTAAGCAATTGCTTGTTGCGTACATGGACGTGTTTGTTTGGAGTGAACAAGATATGACTGGAGTTCCGCGTGGCATTGCGGAACATAGATTAAATGCAAATCCTGCACTAAAACCAATTGTGCAAAAGCGCAGAGGAATGGCCCCTGATCGCATGAAATGGTTATGTGCGGAAGTCACCAAATTGGTTAATGCAAGCATTTTGCGTGaagtaaaatatcaaacatgggttgcAAACCCAGTAATGGTAAAAAAAAATGCCTGA
- the LOC139874914 gene encoding uncharacterized protein, giving the protein MKQLLATLPTLIAPVDGEILYLYISVGNEAFCSMIVAERNKVQKPVYFVSKALAGSEINYALIENFIYALVLTSRRLCRYFQGHPIHVLTDLPVKHVLSTLAISGRLAKWAIELGAFEISYLPRTSIKGQVLADYLEKMTGELEVIHERTQLKPPQHEIWDLYTDGASCIEGAGSGLVLTSPSGEEHTYALRFNFDVTNNEAEYDALLAGLNMVHKMCISQLCAYVDSQLVENQFNGSFEAHELSMQKYLKLVQEFAEKFEFFELSQVLRSQNKKADALSKLAALTFSHFQKQVWVEELPNKSIDGSLIVAAIEEVKLNWMDPIVHYF; this is encoded by the coding sequence ATGAAGCAATTACTTGCTACGTTACCTACATTGATTGCGCCTGTGGATGGGGAAATATTATATCTTTATATTTCGGTTGGGAATGAAGCATTTTGTTCGATGATTGTTGCGGAAAGGAATAAAGTCCAGAAGCCAGTTTATTTCGTTAGCAAGGCGCTTgcgggaagtgaaataaactatgcgctgATTGAAAATTTTATTTACGCGTTAGTTTTAACGTCAAGAAGGTTATGCAGATACTTTCAGGGTCATCCAATACATGTTTTAACTGATTTGCCGGTTAAACACGTTTTGAGCACACTTGCGATATCAGGAAGGCTCGCCAAATGGGCGATCGAGCTTGGAGCATTTGAAATATCATATCTGCCGCGTACATCTATAAAGGGTCAGGTTTTGGCAGATTACCTTGAAAAAATGACGGGTGAACTTGAGGTTATCCATGAAAGAACGCAATTAAAACCACCTCAACATGAAATCTGGGATTTGTATACAGATGGTGCATCGTGTATCGAAGGTGCGGGTTCGGGGTTGGTATTGACAAGCCCGAGTGGAGAAGAACACACATACGCGCTGcgttttaattttgatgtgacaaataACGAAGCTGAATATGATGCACTGCTTGCGGGATTAAATATGGTGCATAAAATGTGTATTTCCCAGTTATGCGCATATGTTGATTCGCAGTTAGTGGAAAATCAATTCAATGGTTCTTTTGAAGCTCATGAGTTGTCCATGCAGAAGTATTTAAAACTTGTGCAGGAATTCGCAGAGAAATTTGAATTTTTCGAATTATCGCAAGTATTAAGAAGTCAAAATAAAAAGGCGGATGCGTTAAGCAAACTTGCTGCATTGACTTTTTCACACTTTCAAAAGCAGGTCTGGGTAGAAGAACTCCCCAATAAGTCCATTGATGGTAGTTTGATTGTTGCGGCAATTGAAGAAGTTAAACTGAATTGGATGGATCCTATTGTACACTATTTTTGA
- the LOC139874915 gene encoding uncharacterized protein codes for MDCDQLVLFVNGDVLGSGFQLCGMIRVMQIDDIIRLNEHELLGIKNKNFADDAMIFQHYSLTGHIQYSNNVDLINNHSFFLQGILPSLEQKSLRTRNLANLLSALLPLCRRFDFQPVGILLFLLLLITGKINSSHTHGYLRSCPISLGAGRSRGSRDTRVRIRVGSWNVGTLTSKAHELVNTLRKSKVDILCVQETRWRGEEAVDVDDYRLWFSGSRVARNGVGILIGPLYKDNIVGVDRCSDRIMSVRVVIQEETYMVICAYAPHAGLGDDEKVRFWEALDEVVRSCPADHRLVIGGDLNGHIGTISDGYTGVHGGFGYGVRNEEGRSILEFAVAHELVVANSFFRKTEAQLATFHSGGHSTQIDYLLLRKGDLRACRDCRALTTWTCSTQHRLLVMDLVLQRRVTKRVRPVQPRILWKNLIEGKAETFKTSVLERVEAGMDTVTQMDADQMWNRMASAIRDVAKETLGVAVGTSRGHKSNRESWWISDEVQTKVALKQQRFKELITCRDGTREDRTRAEERYKEANREAKKAVARAKDKAYEDLYRKLDSKEGANDIYRIAKARERRRRDIDNIKFIKDEAGQTLVKEEEIRKRWEGYFSTLFVGEGPGRQEVPQDLGIGQFRNNSFCRRIRKEEDACGKHRVFPDRSRLAPGIGP; via the exons ATGGACTGTGATCAACTGGTTCTctttgtgaatggtgatgttttagGTTCAGGCTTTCAACTTTGTGGAATGATCAGAGTCATGCaaattgatgatattatt AGGTTAAATGAACATGAATTACTTGGCATCAA GAATAAAAACTTTGCTGATGATGCTATGATATTTCAACATTACAGCCTTACAGGGCATATTCAGTATTCAAATAATGTGGATCTGATAAACAATCATA gtttTTTTTTGCAGGGAATATTACCGAGCTTGGAGCAAAAGTCCTTGCGAACCAGAAACCTCGCTAATTTGCTATCTGCTCTGCTACCTCTGTGCCGCCG CTTTGATTTTCAACCTGTAGGAATCCTGTTATTCCTGTTACTACTTATTAcg GGTAAGATTAACTCGTCACATACGCATGGTTACTTGAGGTCATGTCCTATTAGTTTAGGGGCGGGTAGGTCTAGAGGGAGTAGAGATACTCGCGTTAGGATTAGAGTAGGTAGTTGGAATGTAGGAACTTTGACTAGCAAAGCCCATGAACTTGTAAATACGCTACGTAAGAGTAAAGTGGACATATTGTGTGTTCAAGAGACCAGATGGAGGGGTGAAGAGGCGGTTGACGTGGACGACTACAGGTTGTGGTTCTCGGGTTCTAGAGTAGCTAGAAACGGGGTAGGGATCCTTATAGGACCCCTTTATAAGGATAATATTGTGGGTGTGGATAGGTgtagcgataggattatgtcggttagggTAGTTATCCAGGAGGAGACTTACATGGTCATTTGCGCTTACGCACCCCATGCTGGTTTAGGAGATGATGAAAAAGTTCGCTTTTGGGAAGCGTTAGATGAAGTTGTGAGGAGTTGCCCCGCCGACCACCGATTGGTTATTGGGGGAGACCTTAATGGTCATATAGGAACGATCTCGGACGGATATACGGGTGTCCATGGGGGCTTTGGGTACGGAGTTCGGAATGAAGAAGGACGATCTATTCTCGAATTCGCTGTTGCCCACGAACTGGTTGTTGCAAACTCCTTCTTTAGGAAGACGGAAGCACAACTAGCTACTTTCCACAGTGGGGGACATAGTACCCAGATTGACTATTTGCTGCTTCGCAAAGGGGACCTTAGAGCTTGCAGAGACTGTAGAGCCCTGACTACCTGGACTTGTTCCACCCAACACAGATTATTGGTCATGGACTTGGTTCTGCAGAGGCGGGTTACTAAAAGAGTGAGACCCGTCCAACCTAGGATCCTTTGGAAGAATCTGATTGAAGGGAAAGCCGAAACTTTTAAAACTTCAGTGTTGGAAAGAGTAGAGGCAGGAATGGATACCGTTACTCAAATGGACGCAGATCAGATGTGGAATAGGATGGCATCTGCTATTAGGGATGTTGCCAAGGAAACCTTAGGTGTGGCAGTAGGGACATCGAGAGGACATAAGTCTAATAGAGAATCATGGTGGATTAGTGATGAGGTTCAAACCAAAGTCGCACTTAAGCAACAGAGGTTTAAGGAGCTCATTACATGCCGGGACGGGACACGTGAAGATAGAACTAGGGCAGAAGAGAGGTATAAAGAAGCCAACAGAGAAGCTAAGAAGGCCGTTGCCCGTGCAAAAGATAAAGCGTATGAAGACTTGTATAGGAAACTAGACTCCAAAGAAGGAGCAAATGATATTTACAGGATTGCAAAAGCTAGGGAGCGTAGGAGGAGGGATatagataacatcaagtttatcaaggATGAAGCCGGTCAAACCTTAGTGAAGGAAGAagaaattaggaaaagatgggaagggtaTTTCTCAACTCTTTTCGTGGGTGAAGGACCTGGGCGCCAAGAAGTTCCGCAGGACTTGGGAATAGGACAATTCCGGAACAACAGTTTCTGTAGGAGAATCAGGAAGGAAGAA GACGCCTGTGGGAAACACAGAGTATTTCCCGATAGAAGTAGGCTTGcaccagggatcggcccttag